One segment of Tamlana crocina DNA contains the following:
- a CDS encoding Crp/Fnr family transcriptional regulator yields MSIQPLLNYINKHVKLTDEEAEILESKVTVRKYLKGQYVVQQGDICKIECFVVKGCTKMFHVDEAGQEHIVMFSVEDWWTGDMGSFITQTPADFNIQCIENTELILFHYDTIEALYTEIPKLERFFRLIIERAFASSQKRIVRNFSLSAKDRYLYFKNQYPEIEQRIPQYMIASYLGITKEFLSKIKSEIALEA; encoded by the coding sequence ATGAGCATTCAGCCACTTTTAAACTACATAAACAAGCACGTAAAACTCACCGACGAAGAAGCCGAAATTTTGGAATCAAAAGTCACTGTTAGAAAGTATTTAAAAGGACAATACGTCGTGCAACAAGGCGATATTTGTAAAATTGAATGTTTTGTAGTAAAGGGTTGCACTAAGATGTTTCATGTGGATGAAGCAGGACAGGAGCATATCGTTATGTTTTCGGTTGAAGATTGGTGGACGGGCGATATGGGAAGTTTTATTACCCAAACCCCGGCCGATTTCAATATTCAGTGTATCGAAAATACCGAGTTAATACTGTTCCATTACGATACTATTGAAGCGCTTTACACCGAAATCCCAAAACTGGAACGCTTTTTCAGGTTGATTATTGAACGTGCTTTTGCATCATCACAAAAGCGTATTGTTAGGAATTTTAGTCTTTCAGCAAAAGACCGCTACTTGTATTTTAAAAATCAATATCCAGAAATAGAACAACGTATTCCTCAATATATGATTGCTTCGTATTTGGGCATTACCAAAGAATTCCTTTCAAAAATTAAGAGCGAAATTGCGCTTGAGGCTTAG
- a CDS encoding DUF4251 domain-containing protein has product MKANIFIIATLFLLLLSCGSSKNAPTEAELAKLEQFVNNKQIIIESDWAYPQATMAMQQVANSGLLLPGNNAANISLVGNHNFLKIEGDSVTSYLPYYGERQMQINYGGMDSAIEFKGLMEDFKVEKNKKQGYNISFNAKSNNENFQVFITVSPNLKSDMALNGTGRFPIRYSGNAQAITESENE; this is encoded by the coding sequence ATGAAAGCAAACATCTTTATAATTGCCACCCTTTTTTTGTTACTATTATCCTGCGGTTCTTCCAAAAACGCACCCACAGAAGCCGAACTGGCTAAATTGGAACAATTTGTAAACAACAAGCAAATAATTATTGAGTCCGATTGGGCCTATCCGCAAGCCACCATGGCCATGCAGCAAGTGGCTAATTCCGGACTTTTATTACCCGGAAATAATGCTGCCAATATCAGTTTGGTGGGCAATCACAATTTCTTAAAAATTGAAGGCGATAGTGTCACCTCGTATTTGCCATATTATGGTGAACGCCAAATGCAAATTAATTATGGCGGCATGGATAGTGCCATTGAATTTAAAGGCTTGATGGAGGATTTTAAAGTAGAAAAAAACAAAAAACAGGGTTACAATATCTCTTTTAATGCCAAAAGCAACAACGAGAATTTTCAGGTGTTTATAACTGTTTCGCCTAACTTAAAAAGTGATATGGCACTAAATGGGACGGGACGTTTCCCCATCCGATATTCGGGAAATGCGCAAGCTATCACCGAGAGCGAAAATGAATAA
- a CDS encoding DMT family transporter: MDVKKGIKYMLISTVAFACMNATVKHLSEVSSYQIVFFRSLGSLFFTFGFLIKNKIPIIGKNNFLLIMRSITGATSMLFFFMSVKYLTVGTAVSLRYIAPIFAAIFAVFLLRERVRPWQWAFFCVSFIGVLVLKGLDTEINTYGLALILMASVLSGLVYVIISKIGNSEHPVVIVNYFMVIATVMGGLLSIGNWVTPQGWEWIFLFSLGVFGYFGQVFMTKAFQTATTNVVAPIKYVEVIFTTILGITLFNEIYTFWSLLGISLIIVGMVLNVWYKSKFKR, translated from the coding sequence TTGGACGTTAAAAAAGGGATAAAATACATGTTGATCAGTACCGTGGCTTTTGCTTGCATGAATGCCACGGTAAAACATTTAAGCGAAGTAAGCTCGTATCAAATCGTGTTCTTTAGATCGCTGGGGTCGTTGTTCTTTACTTTCGGATTTTTAATCAAAAACAAAATCCCCATCATCGGTAAAAATAATTTCCTACTGATTATGCGCTCGATAACGGGAGCAACATCTATGCTATTCTTTTTTATGTCGGTAAAATACTTAACGGTAGGTACAGCCGTATCGTTACGTTACATAGCACCCATTTTTGCCGCTATTTTTGCCGTGTTCTTATTACGCGAAAGAGTACGCCCCTGGCAATGGGCGTTTTTTTGCGTTTCGTTTATTGGGGTTTTAGTACTAAAAGGTTTGGACACAGAGATAAACACCTATGGACTGGCACTTATTTTAATGGCGTCAGTTTTAAGCGGTTTGGTTTATGTGATTATCAGTAAAATTGGTAATAGCGAGCATCCGGTGGTTATTGTTAATTATTTTATGGTTATTGCTACTGTTATGGGCGGTTTATTATCCATTGGTAATTGGGTAACCCCTCAAGGCTGGGAATGGATATTTCTATTTAGTTTAGGTGTTTTTGGCTACTTCGGTCAAGTGTTTATGACTAAAGCATTCCAAACAGCAACAACAAATGTCGTGGCCCCTATAAAATATGTGGAAGTGATTTTTACCACTATTTTGGGAATTACGCTTTTCAACGAAATCTATACATTTTGGAGTTTACTAGGTATTTCATTAATTATCGTTGGAATGGTGCTGAACGTTTGGTACAAATCGAAATTTAAGCGGTGA
- a CDS encoding glycosyltransferase family 9 protein: MGFSARVNSFRRRVMHKLTKGVGSSYTEPEKGSVKQEDVKKVLIVRPNHRLGNQLLLTPIVQEVIETFPDCEIDLFVKGGVAHPVFQNYGHVMQIIKLPKKPFNNLLKYIAVWFKIKAKRYDLVINGDKDSSSGRLLTQLSRGRLKVFGDVHEEITKKHSDYEHISKYPIYNLRYFLNIIGLQKNEKPLPVLNIKLNEEEIANGKSILDGIIKNDKKTICIYTNATGHKCYSETWWNTFYSRLLKEYPDYNIIEMLPIENISKINFKAPHFYSKDIREMGAIIKNTSIFIAADNGVMHLASASLTPTVGFFSYTNPNVYGPYGNGSLPLNTNETNIEDWIRAIDKILK, from the coding sequence ATGGGATTTTCTGCGCGCGTAAATAGTTTTAGGAGACGAGTAATGCACAAGCTTACCAAAGGCGTGGGGAGTTCTTATACAGAACCCGAAAAAGGTTCAGTTAAACAAGAAGACGTTAAAAAAGTGTTGATTGTACGCCCAAACCACCGCTTGGGCAATCAATTGCTATTAACGCCCATTGTTCAGGAAGTGATTGAAACTTTTCCTGATTGCGAAATCGATTTGTTCGTTAAAGGCGGTGTGGCACATCCTGTTTTTCAGAATTATGGCCATGTAATGCAAATCATAAAATTGCCAAAAAAACCATTCAATAATCTGTTGAAATACATTGCCGTTTGGTTCAAAATAAAGGCAAAACGATATGATTTAGTGATTAACGGTGATAAAGATTCGTCTTCGGGCCGTTTGCTCACCCAATTGTCCAGAGGCCGATTAAAGGTTTTTGGTGATGTACACGAGGAAATTACCAAAAAACATAGCGATTACGAACACATTTCAAAATATCCCATATACAATCTGCGGTATTTCTTGAATATAATCGGCTTACAAAAAAATGAAAAACCGCTTCCGGTTCTCAATATTAAACTGAATGAGGAAGAAATAGCCAACGGAAAATCCATTTTAGACGGTATTATCAAAAACGATAAAAAAACCATCTGCATTTATACCAATGCCACGGGACACAAATGCTATTCTGAAACTTGGTGGAATACATTTTACAGTCGACTTTTAAAAGAATACCCCGACTATAATATCATTGAAATGCTTCCTATAGAGAACATTTCAAAAATCAATTTTAAGGCGCCCCATTTTTACAGCAAGGATATTCGCGAAATGGGCGCCATCATTAAAAACACATCTATTTTTATTGCTGCCGATAATGGCGTAATGCATTTGGCCAGCGCATCTTTAACACCAACGGTGGGCTTTTTCTCGTACACCAATCCGAATGTTTATGGACCTTATGGCAATGGTAGTTTACCATTGAATACTAACGAGACCAACATCGAAGATTGGATTCGAGCTATCGACAAAATTCTCAAATAG
- a CDS encoding biopolymer transporter ExbD, producing MRLSKQMPEVNAGSMADIAFLLLIFFLVTATISSDEGINRMLPEECPPGMDCSSIKHERNILRIEINNNDEIMVEKDIIPIEELKQITKDFLDNNGDNSCDYCRGGKSADASDNPTKAVVSLQHGKQTTYKQFVSVQNELTKAYYELRQTYAKNVLKKESDDLNPEELKQTREAYPFILSEAETK from the coding sequence ATGAGACTTTCAAAACAAATGCCCGAGGTGAATGCGGGTTCGATGGCCGACATCGCTTTTTTACTGTTGATTTTCTTTTTGGTAACCGCCACCATTTCTTCTGATGAAGGCATTAACAGAATGCTTCCGGAAGAATGTCCACCAGGAATGGATTGCAGTAGCATTAAACACGAGCGCAATATTTTGCGGATTGAAATTAACAACAACGATGAGATTATGGTTGAAAAAGACATCATTCCAATTGAAGAGTTGAAGCAAATCACCAAAGATTTTTTGGACAATAACGGCGATAATTCCTGTGACTATTGCCGTGGTGGAAAAAGTGCCGATGCATCCGATAATCCTACAAAAGCGGTGGTATCCCTTCAACATGGCAAACAAACCACATATAAACAATTTGTTTCCGTGCAAAACGAGCTTACTAAAGCGTATTATGAGTTACGCCAAACTTATGCCAAAAACGTCCTGAAAAAAGAAAGTGACGATTTAAACCCGGAAGAATTGAAACAAACCCGGGAGGCGTATCCGTTTATTTTATCGGAAGCCGAAACTAAATAA
- a CDS encoding multidrug effflux MFS transporter, with the protein MQKPQHLKFEFIALMASLMSIVALSIDALLPALPEIGASLGVTSSDDNQLLITMIFLGIGFGQLILGPLSDSFGRKPLVYAGFFIFIIASIICVSTESFQMMILGRTLQGFGLASARTISISMVRDEFSGDYMAKIISIIVMFFLLVPVIAPTLGQFLMQFFDWTSVFYFNLIFGVLIMFWFWSRQPETLEKEKRIRFSSSLFVNGTKEFFKNTDAIAFTLISGFITGSFMVYLSTSQQIFQEQYNLAEMFPYIFASLAISIGLATFLNSRLVVRFGMMHMAFMACIAYAFISVLYVILFWSGNNPSIYILLGFFALQFFAVGFLFGNLRALAMQPLGHIAGIGAAINGFLSTVLAVPIANYIGGFVQSSVLPLFVGFSVFGILSLLVFVFLRKQKPASKLV; encoded by the coding sequence ATGCAAAAACCCCAACATTTAAAGTTTGAATTTATTGCCCTAATGGCTTCGCTAATGTCTATAGTAGCGCTATCCATCGACGCCCTTTTACCTGCTTTGCCGGAAATTGGAGCCTCTTTGGGAGTTACCTCGTCTGATGACAACCAATTACTGATTACCATGATTTTTTTAGGGATTGGTTTTGGTCAATTGATTTTAGGCCCTTTATCAGATAGTTTTGGAAGAAAACCACTGGTTTACGCTGGTTTTTTTATTTTTATAATAGCCAGTATTATTTGTGTAAGCACCGAAAGTTTTCAAATGATGATTTTGGGCAGAACCTTGCAAGGTTTCGGATTGGCATCGGCAAGAACAATTAGTATATCTATGGTTAGGGATGAATTTAGTGGCGATTACATGGCTAAAATCATTTCTATAATTGTTATGTTTTTTCTATTGGTACCGGTTATAGCCCCCACTCTCGGACAGTTTTTAATGCAGTTTTTCGATTGGACTTCGGTATTCTATTTCAACCTTATTTTTGGTGTACTCATTATGTTTTGGTTTTGGTCAAGACAACCGGAAACCCTAGAAAAAGAAAAACGCATTCGGTTCTCGTCCAGTTTGTTTGTTAACGGTACCAAAGAGTTTTTTAAAAATACAGACGCTATTGCATTCACCTTAATTTCGGGGTTTATCACGGGCTCTTTTATGGTATATTTAAGTACTTCGCAGCAAATATTTCAAGAGCAGTATAACCTTGCCGAAATGTTCCCCTATATATTTGCCAGCTTGGCAATTTCAATAGGATTGGCCACTTTTTTAAATAGCCGATTGGTAGTTCGGTTTGGCATGATGCACATGGCGTTTATGGCTTGTATTGCTTATGCCTTTATTTCGGTACTTTACGTGATTTTGTTTTGGTCTGGAAACAATCCTAGCATCTACATATTGCTAGGCTTTTTTGCACTACAATTTTTTGCAGTGGGCTTCCTTTTCGGAAATTTACGAGCTTTGGCTATGCAGCCTCTGGGACATATTGCTGGTATTGGCGCAGCGATTAACGGTTTTTTATCTACCGTGCTTGCCGTACCTATAGCCAATTACATTGGAGGTTTTGTGCAATCTTCCGTACTACCGCTATTTGTGGGCTTTTCGGTATTTGGTATCTTATCGCTTTTAGTATTTGTGTTCTTGAGAAAGCAGAAGCCCGCAAGCAAACTAGTTTAA
- the mgrA gene encoding L-glyceraldehyde 3-phosphate reductase, which produces MEINDKSGVENYLANPDRYSSMVYNRSGKSGVKLPALSIGLWHNFGFVDAIQNGRDILRTAFDLGIAHFDLANNYGPPYGSAEENFGTIFKKDFKPYRDELFIATKAGFDMWPGPYGNWGSRKYLISSLDQSLQRMGLDYVDIFYHHRPDPETPLEETMGALADIVRQGKALYVGISNYQPEETQKAAEILKRLNVPFILHQARYSMFDRWVENGLLDTLNENGVGCIAFSPLAQGMLTDKYLNGIPENSRASKNLTYLEKETVNKNLEKIQKLNGIAQQRGQKLSQMAIAWILRQPQVASVLVGASSSNQLEDNVKALEQLSFTDEELRLIDGIVN; this is translated from the coding sequence ATGGAAATAAACGATAAATCGGGAGTAGAAAACTATTTGGCAAACCCTGATCGATACAGCTCGATGGTGTACAACAGAAGCGGAAAAAGCGGTGTAAAATTACCAGCTTTATCGATTGGCTTATGGCACAATTTCGGTTTTGTGGATGCTATTCAAAACGGACGTGATATTTTACGAACGGCTTTCGATTTAGGTATTGCGCATTTCGATTTGGCCAACAACTATGGTCCACCATACGGATCGGCCGAAGAAAACTTTGGCACCATCTTCAAAAAGGATTTCAAACCTTATAGGGACGAACTGTTTATAGCCACTAAAGCCGGTTTCGATATGTGGCCTGGGCCATATGGCAATTGGGGTTCGCGCAAATATCTCATTTCAAGTTTAGACCAAAGTTTGCAACGTATGGGGTTAGATTATGTTGATATTTTTTACCACCATCGTCCCGACCCTGAAACGCCTTTGGAAGAAACTATGGGTGCACTGGCCGATATTGTTCGACAAGGAAAAGCGTTATACGTTGGCATTTCCAATTACCAGCCCGAAGAAACGCAAAAAGCGGCAGAAATCCTTAAGCGTTTAAACGTTCCATTTATTCTGCACCAAGCGCGTTACTCGATGTTTGACCGTTGGGTGGAAAACGGACTTTTAGACACCTTAAATGAAAACGGCGTGGGTTGCATTGCTTTTTCGCCATTAGCGCAGGGTATGCTTACTGATAAGTACTTAAATGGTATTCCTGAAAATTCCAGGGCTTCGAAAAATTTAACGTATTTGGAAAAGGAAACGGTAAACAAAAACCTCGAAAAAATCCAAAAACTAAATGGGATTGCCCAACAACGCGGACAAAAACTTTCGCAAATGGCTATTGCTTGGATTTTAAGACAACCGCAAGTAGCCTCTGTTTTGGTTGGTGCTAGTTCTTCAAATCAATTAGAAGATAACGTAAAGGCTTTAGAACAATTAAGTTTTACGGATGAAGAATTAAGGTTGATAGATGGGATTGTGAACTAA
- a CDS encoding DEAD/DEAH box helicase family protein, with amino-acid sequence MSVTKAQLELEERSEGKKLYSYQKGAIDKIFTAFEESRDDYHLLYQLPTGGGKTVIFSEIVRQYLKHHKKKVLVMTHRIELCKQTSNMLTEFGVLNKVVDSKANLDDQADYSCFVAMVETLNNRLNDDKLDISDIGLVIIDEAHYNSFTKLFKFFSQSFILGVTATPLSSSIELPMTDNYDELIVGESIESLIENGFLARAEMFTYNVGLTSLVVGANGDYTVKSSEDLYTADDMLSKLMQAYEERSKGKKTLIFNNGINTSLHVYDTFRRAGYPIAHLDNTNTKKERAMILKWFKKTPGAILTSVSILTTGFDEPSVESIILNRATKSLTLYYQMIGRGSRIFKDKTSFTVIDLGNNFHRFGPWGDNLDWQRIFKSPNYYLDSILSDDELESNFRYEMPDELRAEFSKSKEVYFDIQKTYVDSIRNGESSKVVLERSIEQHAKICIENSEDVYDALGLAKMLGDDIDFRIGRYTKCISKSTYNFVEWLKGDYRKKLNSYLRSNFDEVFEEIHGYPPED; translated from the coding sequence ATGTCGGTTACAAAAGCACAATTAGAATTAGAAGAACGGTCGGAAGGCAAAAAATTATACAGTTACCAAAAAGGGGCGATAGACAAGATTTTTACTGCATTTGAAGAATCGCGAGACGATTATCATCTACTTTATCAATTGCCAACTGGTGGCGGAAAAACGGTTATTTTTTCCGAAATCGTTAGGCAATACCTGAAGCACCATAAAAAGAAGGTGTTGGTAATGACGCACCGTATTGAATTGTGCAAGCAAACCTCGAACATGCTTACTGAGTTCGGTGTACTTAATAAAGTGGTTGATAGCAAGGCAAACCTTGACGACCAAGCCGATTACAGCTGTTTTGTGGCCATGGTGGAAACCTTAAATAACCGATTGAACGACGATAAACTCGATATTTCGGATATTGGTTTAGTGATTATTGATGAGGCGCATTACAACTCGTTTACTAAACTGTTTAAGTTCTTTAGCCAATCGTTTATTTTAGGAGTTACCGCAACACCGTTAAGTTCTAGCATTGAATTGCCAATGACCGATAATTACGATGAATTGATTGTTGGTGAAAGTATAGAATCACTTATTGAGAACGGCTTTTTGGCCCGTGCCGAAATGTTTACCTATAATGTGGGATTAACTTCTCTGGTTGTGGGTGCCAACGGTGATTATACCGTAAAATCTTCAGAAGATCTTTATACGGCCGACGACATGCTTTCTAAATTGATGCAGGCTTATGAAGAACGCTCAAAAGGAAAAAAGACCCTTATTTTCAATAACGGTATTAACACCTCATTGCACGTTTATGACACGTTCAGAAGGGCAGGATACCCCATTGCGCATTTAGACAATACCAACACAAAAAAAGAGCGCGCCATGATCTTAAAGTGGTTCAAGAAAACACCGGGTGCCATTTTAACTTCGGTAAGTATTTTAACCACAGGGTTCGATGAGCCGTCGGTTGAAAGTATCATCTTAAACCGAGCAACAAAATCGTTGACTTTATATTACCAAATGATTGGTCGTGGGTCGCGTATTTTTAAAGATAAAACATCGTTTACCGTTATTGATTTAGGGAATAACTTCCACAGATTTGGACCTTGGGGCGATAATTTAGATTGGCAGCGTATTTTTAAATCGCCCAATTATTATTTGGATTCCATTTTAAGTGATGACGAACTGGAAAGCAATTTCAGATATGAAATGCCGGACGAATTGCGTGCCGAATTTTCAAAATCGAAGGAAGTGTACTTCGATATCCAAAAAACTTATGTCGATTCCATTAGAAACGGTGAATCCTCAAAAGTGGTTTTAGAACGTTCCATCGAGCAACACGCAAAAATCTGTATTGAAAATAGCGAAGATGTTTACGATGCTTTGGGGCTGGCTAAAATGTTGGGAGACGATATCGATTTCAGGATTGGCCGATACACCAAATGTATCAGTAAAAGCACCTACAATTTTGTGGAATGGTTAAAGGGCGATTACCGAAAGAAGCTCAACTCATATTTGCGTTCAAACTTTGATGAAGTATTTGAGGAAATACACGGTTATCCGCCAGAAGATTAA
- a CDS encoding DUF1853 family protein: MDLKRKQTQLQLQGFLNTPLLWKADAVLGLKQFQIQNQNQNTFIFNGTLPENLRLGKRVERFVSAELSRNDDIEVCCENIQIQKDKITLGEIDCILKQYNRPIHLEIVYKFYLYDAREGHDEIERWIGPNRRDSLIKKLSKLKEKQLPLLYNNYTLPVLERLNIDVKTVEQQVYFKAQLFLPFESKDIPFKKINRDCVKGFYIRFYEIETFSACKFYIPSKHNWLIEPVAGVNWLNYNSFYEKKEALITEKIASMCWIKWPNGEIKKCFVVWWD, from the coding sequence ATGGATTTAAAACGGAAGCAAACTCAACTTCAGTTGCAAGGTTTTTTGAATACGCCCTTACTTTGGAAAGCTGATGCCGTTTTGGGTTTGAAACAGTTTCAGATTCAAAACCAAAACCAAAACACATTTATTTTTAACGGCACTTTACCGGAAAATTTACGTTTGGGTAAACGGGTGGAACGCTTTGTAAGTGCCGAATTGAGTCGAAATGATGACATAGAAGTCTGTTGTGAAAACATCCAAATCCAAAAAGATAAAATCACTTTGGGTGAAATAGACTGTATTTTAAAACAGTACAATCGCCCAATTCACTTGGAAATTGTTTACAAATTTTACTTGTACGATGCACGTGAGGGTCACGATGAAATTGAACGTTGGATTGGCCCCAACCGCAGGGATTCGCTTATAAAAAAACTCAGTAAGCTAAAAGAAAAACAACTGCCCCTACTCTACAACAATTATACCTTGCCCGTTTTAGAACGGTTAAATATCGATGTTAAAACCGTCGAGCAACAAGTTTATTTTAAAGCCCAATTGTTTTTGCCTTTTGAAAGTAAAGACATTCCGTTTAAAAAGATTAATCGGGATTGTGTAAAAGGATTTTACATTAGGTTTTATGAAATTGAAACCTTTTCTGCATGTAAATTCTATATTCCCAGCAAACATAATTGGCTTATAGAACCCGTTGCTGGCGTAAATTGGTTAAACTATAATTCATTTTACGAAAAAAAGGAGGCATTAATTACTGAAAAAATAGCATCCATGTGTTGGATAAAATGGCCTAACGGCGAAATAAAAAAGTGCTTTGTAGTTTGGTGGGATTAA
- a CDS encoding EamA family transporter — translation MGATRKTFSIVLAFFAIYVIWGSTYLLNKIAVSELPPFKLAAIRFIFAGAIIFIIAKLLKVNISITKEQFKNTVIAGFLFLTFGNGVVVWALKFVDSGFAALEISAQPLIVLLLMRFLQGKKIATMAYIGVVLGFIGIYLLVSQKQLISQDGQIIGMLMIFTCMVSWAYGSLFVGKANLPSNYFVNTGYQMLSGGTMLAMASLCFGETWSLPNTWSVDVQWAMLLLIVFGSIIAFTAFNYLLKEVSPEKVATNTYVNPIIALILGWYILDETITFQSIIAAIVLLTGVYFINTNRVVKPRGIGR, via the coding sequence ATGGGGGCAACTCGTAAAACATTCAGTATTGTACTGGCCTTTTTTGCTATCTATGTGATCTGGGGTTCTACTTACTTGCTCAATAAAATTGCGGTTTCAGAACTGCCGCCGTTTAAATTGGCTGCTATCCGGTTCATTTTTGCAGGTGCCATCATTTTTATAATCGCTAAACTTTTAAAGGTGAATATTTCTATCACCAAAGAGCAGTTTAAAAACACGGTAATTGCCGGTTTTTTATTCTTGACCTTCGGAAATGGGGTAGTGGTTTGGGCGCTTAAATTTGTTGATAGTGGTTTTGCCGCGCTTGAAATTTCGGCGCAACCTTTAATCGTCCTTTTGCTGATGCGTTTCCTCCAAGGAAAAAAAATCGCAACGATGGCCTACATTGGTGTTGTTTTGGGTTTTATAGGGATTTACCTTTTGGTAAGCCAAAAACAGCTTATTAGCCAAGACGGACAAATTATTGGCATGCTCATGATTTTCACCTGTATGGTCAGTTGGGCTTATGGAAGTTTATTTGTTGGCAAAGCCAATTTGCCGTCCAATTATTTTGTGAATACGGGCTATCAAATGTTGTCCGGCGGAACCATGTTGGCTATGGCGAGCTTGTGTTTTGGCGAAACTTGGTCCTTACCCAACACTTGGAGTGTCGATGTACAATGGGCTATGTTACTTTTAATAGTTTTTGGAAGCATAATTGCTTTTACTGCCTTCAACTATTTATTGAAAGAAGTATCGCCCGAAAAAGTAGCGACCAACACTTACGTAAACCCTATAATCGCCCTCATTTTGGGTTGGTATATTTTAGATGAAACCATTACATTTCAATCGATAATCGCTGCTATCGTTCTGCTAACGGGCGTTTATTTTATCAACACCAACCGCGTGGTAAAACCCAGAGGCATTGGACGTTAA
- a CDS encoding CsbD family protein produces the protein MSKPWQDKAKGNWNIAKGKLKQKWGELTDDDLDYKEGKEDELLGKIQKRTGESKQRVNEFLDNLKY, from the coding sequence ATGAGCAAACCATGGCAAGATAAAGCTAAAGGCAATTGGAATATTGCCAAAGGAAAATTGAAACAGAAATGGGGAGAACTTACCGATGATGATTTAGATTATAAAGAAGGTAAGGAAGATGAACTATTAGGAAAAATTCAAAAACGTACAGGTGAATCCAAACAACGCGTAAACGAGTTTTTAGATAACCTAAAATACTAA
- a CDS encoding peptidylprolyl isomerase has product MSKVKANDTIEVHYTGKLTNGQVFDSSLEREPLQVQLGQGQLIPGFEKALVDMAVSEKKTVTIAKEEAYGEVHEQLFQKVPTADLPESIKPEVGMGLVGSRPDGGEQQFRIAEVNDDHIVVDANHPLAGQDLVFELELIAIK; this is encoded by the coding sequence ATGAGTAAAGTAAAGGCAAATGATACCATCGAGGTGCATTACACTGGAAAATTAACAAACGGACAGGTATTTGATAGCTCCTTGGAAAGAGAACCATTGCAAGTTCAATTGGGACAAGGGCAACTTATCCCTGGTTTTGAAAAAGCTTTGGTAGACATGGCCGTAAGTGAAAAGAAAACCGTAACCATTGCTAAAGAAGAAGCCTATGGCGAAGTACACGAGCAATTGTTTCAAAAAGTACCAACTGCCGATCTTCCAGAAAGCATTAAACCTGAAGTAGGGATGGGGCTTGTAGGCTCTAGGCCAGACGGTGGTGAACAACAGTTTAGAATTGCCGAAGTAAACGACGACCATATTGTTGTAGACGCCAACCATCCATTGGCCGGACAGGATTTGGTTTTTGAACTGGAATTGATTGCTATTAAGTAA
- a CDS encoding dienelactone hydrolase family protein, giving the protein MKNLFLVAVMAVLVFASCKDKQKSSDTEKTLTETIELEAKEVEYSTDSITMKGYLVHNKNTAEKRPGIIVIHEWWGHNDYVRERADMLAELGYTAMAIDMYGNGKEAAHPEDAGKFSGVVRNNVPLATARFDAALEVLKNHPSVDASQIAAIGYCFGGSMALTMANTGKDLDAVAAFHSGVKLPVMPNDKLKAKVLVANGGADPFIPQETVDAFKAAMDSINADYEYIEFPEAQHAFTSKGADALGEKFNLPLKYNAEADAQSWQALKDLLDETF; this is encoded by the coding sequence ATGAAAAACTTGTTTTTAGTGGCCGTAATGGCCGTGCTTGTTTTTGCCTCCTGCAAGGACAAACAAAAATCTTCAGACACAGAGAAAACCCTAACCGAAACGATTGAATTGGAAGCCAAAGAAGTGGAATACAGCACAGATTCCATTACTATGAAAGGCTATTTGGTGCATAATAAAAATACAGCCGAAAAACGCCCGGGTATAATCGTAATCCACGAATGGTGGGGCCATAACGATTATGTTCGCGAACGTGCCGATATGTTGGCCGAATTGGGATATACCGCCATGGCTATTGATATGTACGGAAATGGCAAAGAGGCAGCGCACCCCGAAGATGCTGGTAAATTTTCGGGAGTGGTTCGTAATAACGTTCCTTTGGCTACGGCGCGCTTCGATGCAGCTTTAGAGGTGTTAAAGAACCATCCCTCGGTAGATGCTTCACAAATTGCAGCCATTGGTTATTGTTTTGGTGGCAGTATGGCGCTTACCATGGCCAATACTGGAAAGGATTTGGATGCCGTTGCCGCATTTCATAGTGGTGTAAAACTCCCCGTAATGCCCAACGACAAATTAAAAGCTAAGGTTTTGGTAGCCAATGGTGGTGCCGACCCATTCATTCCACAGGAAACAGTAGATGCCTTTAAAGCAGCAATGGATAGTATTAATGCCGATTACGAGTATATTGAATTTCCTGAAGCACAACATGCTTTTACCAGTAAAGGAGCCGATGCTTTGGGCGAAAAATTCAATCTGCCATTAAAATATAATGCTGAGGCCGATGCCCAATCATGGCAGGCCTTAAAAGATTTATTGGATGAAACCTTTTAG